The Sinorhizobium fredii USDA 257 region CTGCGCCGGCCAGCCTGACGAACCGAACCCGCCAGAGCCGGCTCTGGCGGGTTCTTTTGCACGATAGTCTTTGACCTCCGCCGGAACCGCCTATATCGATGGCGGCGAAGAGGCGGGGTCATGGAAAACTCCACGCGGTTTTGCGCGCGCAGCCCGCTCTGCAGACAATCAAGCCGAACATGCAAGAAATGGCGAACCGATGAAATTCCTCGATGAAACAAAAGTCTATATCCGGTCCGGGGATGGCGGCGCAGGCGCCGTCTCCTTCCACCGCGAGAAATTCATCGAGTTCGGCGGGCCGGACGGTGGCGACGGCGGTCGCGGCGGCGATGTCTGGGTGGAGGCGGTGAACGGTCTCAACACGTTGATCGACTTCCGCTACCAGCAGCACTTCAAGGGCAAGACCGGCATCCACGGCATGGGCCGCAACCGCACCGGCGCCAAGGGCGCCGACGTGACGCTGAAAGTGCCGGTCGGCACGCAGATCTTCGAGGAGGACAATGAGACGCTGATCGTCGACATGGTCGCGGAAGGCCAGCGCTATCGGCTCGCCGCCGGCGGCAATGGCGGCTTCGGCAATGCCCATTTCAAGACCTCGACCAACCAGGCGCCGAACTGGGCCAATCCCGGTCTCGAGGGCGAGGAGAAAACCATTTGGCTCAGGCTGAAGCTGATCGCCGATGCCGGCCTCGTCGGCCTGCCGAATGCCGGCAAGTCGACCTTTCTCGCCGCCTGCACGCGCGCCCGGCCGAAGATCGCCAACTATCCCTTCACGACGCTCCATCCCAATCTCGGCGTTGCCACCATCGACGGGCGGGAATTCATCCTCGCCGACATTCCCGGGCTGATCGAGGGCGCCCATGAGGGGATCGGCATCGGCGACCGTTTCCTCGGCCATGTCGAGCGCACCCGCGTTCTTCTGCACCTGGTCTCGGCGCAGGAGGAGGATGTCGCCAAGGCCTACACGACGGTCCGGCACGAGCTCGATGCCTATGGCGGCGGGCTCGAAGATAAGCCGCAGATCGTCGCGCTGTCGCAGATCGACGTGCTTGACGACGAGGAGCTGAAGGCGAAGGCGAAGGCGCTCGCCAAAGCCTGCGGCGCGCCGCCGCTCCTCATCTCGGCCGTTACCAACAGGGGCATGACCGAGGCGCTGAGGGCACTGCGCGACGTCATTTCCGCCGCCAAGGCGGGCGAGGAGCAGGTTTGAGATGGCTGCTACGCGCAAACCGCTCGCAAAATACCGCCGGATCGTCATAAAGATCGGCTCGGCCCTGCTCGTCGATCGCAAGACGGGGCTAAGGAAGAGCTGGCTCGACGCCATGTGCGCCGACATCGCCGCCCTGAAGGCCAAGGGTGTCGAGGTGCTGGTGGTCTCCTCCGGCGCCATCGCCCTCGGCCGCACCGTGCTGAACCTGCCGGCCGGAGCCTTGAAGCTCGAGGAGAGCCAGGCGACCGCCGCGGTCGGCCAGATCGCCCTGGCGCGCGCCTGGTCGGAAAGCCTTTCGACCGATCAGATCATCGCCGGCCAGATCCTGCTGACGCTCGGCGATACGGAGGAGCGCCGCCGCTATTTGAACGCGCGCGCCACGATCAACCAGTTGCTGAGGCTCGGCTCAGTGCCGATCATCAACGAGAACGACACGGTCGCGACCACCGAGATCCGCTATGGCGACAACGACCGGCTGGCCGCCCGCGTGGCGACGATGGTCGGGGCAGATCTGCTTGTGCTGCTGTCCGACATCGACGGGCTCTACACGGCCCCGCCGCATGTCGATCCGGAGGCCCGCTTCCTCGAGACGATTGCCGAAATCACCCCGGAAATCGAGGCGATGGCAGGCGGAGCGGCGTCCGAGCTGTCGCGCGGCGGCATGCGCACCAAGATCGATGCCGGCAAGATCGCCACCACCGCCGGCTGCGCGATGATCATCGCTTCTGGCAAGCCGGAGCACCCGCTCAAAGCGATCGAGGCGGGCGCCCGCTCCTCCTGGTTCGCGCCTTCCGGCTCGCCGGTGACGGCGCGCAAGACCTGGATCGCCGGGCAATTGCTACCGGCCGGCTCGATTGCGATCGACGCCGGGGCGGAGACGGCGCTGCGCTCCGGCAAGAGCCTGCTTCCGGCCGGCGTGCGGCAGGTGACGGGAAGTTTCAGCCGCGGCGACACGATCGCGATCCTTGGCAGCAGCGGCCGCGAGATCGCCCGCGGGCTTGCCGGCTACGATGCCGACGAAGCGCGCCAGATCGCCGGCAAAAAATCGGCCGAAATCGGCGCGATCCTCGGCTATGCCGGCCGCACCGCCATGGTGCATCGCGACGATATGGTGATGACCGCCCCCTCCGGCCCGCGGCCCGAGGAGGAACTGGATGACAGGAAGGGCAAGCTCCATGCTTGACGCGGCCGAAAACGGCAAGGATGTCAACGCGATGATGCTGGAGATCGGCCGGCGCGCCAAGGCGGCCGCCCGGCCACTCGCCATCGCCAGCGCCGAGCACAAGCATGCGGCGCTCGTCGCCATGGCGGACGCGATCGTCGCCAAAAGCGACGAAATTCTCGCCGCCAATGTGATCGATCTCGAAAACGCTCGGGAGAGCGGTGTCGCCACGGCCTTCATCGACCGGCTGACGCTGACGGAGGCTCGTATCCGCGACATGGCGGACGGCATTCGCGCGATCGCCGCGTTGAAGGATCCGATCGGTGATGTCATCGCCGAATGGGACCGGCCGAACGGGCTGCATATCGAACGGGTCCGCACCCCGCTTGGCGTTATCGGTGTGATCTATGAAAGCCGTCCGAATGTCACCGCGGATGCCGGCGCGCTCTGCCTCAAGGCCGGCAATGCCGTGATCCTGCGCGGCGGCTCCGACAGCTTCCATTCGTCACGGGCGATCCATGCCTGCCTCGTCGAGGGGCTGAAGTCGGCGGGCCTGCCGGAGGATGCGATCCAGATGGTCCCGGTTGCCGACCGCGCTGCCGTCGGCGCCATGCTTTCGGGTCTTGAGGGCGCGATCGACGTGATCGTGCCGCGCGGCGGCAAAAGCCTCGTCGCCCGCGTCCAGAACGAGGCGCGCGTGCCGGTGTTCGCCCATCTCGAAGGGCTATGCCATATCTACGTCGACGCTTCCGCCGATCTCGATATGGCGAGAAAGATCGTCGTCAACGCCAAGATGCGCCGCACCGGCATCTGCGGCGCCGCCGAGACGCTGTTGATCGACCGCAATGCAGCCGACCGGCTGGCAACACCGCTGCTCCAGGGGCTGCTTGATGCCGGATGCGAAGTGCGCGTCTCCGAAGAGTTGCAAGACCTGCTTCCCGGCCTGAAGGCGGCGAGCGATGAGGACTGGGCGACCGAATACCTCGACGCGATCATTTCGGCAAAGCTGGTCGACGGCATCTCCGGCGCCATCGAGCACGTCAACAGCTGGTCTTCGGCCCATACGGAGGCGGTGATCGCCGAGGACCCGGCGGTCGTCGAGCGCTTCTTCACGGAAATCGACTCGGCGATCCTCCTGCACAACGCCTCGACGCAATTTGCCGATGGCGGCGAATTCGGTATGGGCGGCGAGATTGGCATTGCCACCGGCAAGATGCACGCCCGCGGTCCGGTCGGCGTCGAACAGCTCACCTCGTTCAAATATCGCGTGCGCGGCACGGGACAGGTGCGGCCCTGACGACACCTGCCGATGTGAAGCCAAGCTATCTGCGCATGCCGCATGTCGAAAGCGGCATGACGGTCGGTCTGTTCGGCGGGTCCTTCAATCCGCCCCATGACGGCCACGTGCTCGTTGCCGAGACGGCGCTGCGCAAGCTCGGGTTCGACCAGCTGTGGTGGATGGTGACGCCCGGCAATCCGCTGAAGGACCGCAACAATCTCGCGCCGCTTGCCGAGCGCATCGCGATGAGCGAAAGGATCGCCCGCAATCCGCGCATCAAGGTCACCGCCTTCGAGCAGGCGCTCGGCCAGAGCTATACGGCACGCACTTTGGAGTTCGTCCGGGCGCGCAATCGCGGCGTGCGCTTCGTCTGGGTGATGGGGGCGGACAATCTCCGGAATTTTCACCGCTGGCAGAACTGGCGCCGGATCGTCGGCACCTTCCCGATCGCGGTGATCGACAGGCCGGGCGCGACGCTCGCCTATCTGTCGTCGCGGATGGCGACGACTTTCAGCCATGCGCGAATCGACGAGGACGACGCGACGACGCTCGCCTTTCAAAGGGCGCCGGCCTGGACCTTCATCCACGGGCCCCGCTCGTCCTTGAGCTCGACGGCGCTTCGTTCCGCCAAATCCGGGTGAATTCCCGTCATTTACTTCTCGCGTCTTGAAACTGCACCGGTTTGGTGCCTACATTTGACACACGGTTCGTCCTCAGATCACGAACCGGAAGTGCATGTTCTGTTCATTCGGAAAGGAAAGACCCTGACAACAGCACACGCCAAGGGATATGCGGTCTCCGCATACCCGCGCAGCACGGGATCGAGCGACGAAGCCGCTGTCCGTGCGCTTAAGCTGGTCCTCGAAAGCCTAGAGGACTCAAAGGCAGAAGACATCATCACCATCAACATTGCCGGAAAGTCGGCGCTGGGAGACTTCATGGTCGTCGTCTCCGGGCGTTCGAACAGGCATGTGATGGCTATTGCCGACCACCTGGTGAGAGACCTGAAGGACGAGGGACTTGGCAATCCCCGCGTCGAGGGCCTCGAGGGTGGTGACTGGGTGCTGATCGACACCGGCGATGTGATCATTCACATCTTCCGGCCCGAGATCCGGGAGTTCTACAACATCGAAAAGATGTGGGCCGCCCCGGAGATGGAGGACAGTACCCTGCACTGAGACGCGCCGCCCGTCCCTGACCGATCGCCTCAGGACGGAGCGACGACCGGTGCCGATTTGAGATGCGGCTGTCATCACCCGACCGGGCGGATGGCAGCAAGAGGGTTTTTGCCGACCGAAACCTACAGCGTCGTGCGTCTTTTCAGACGCACAAAGGTCGCTGTAGCACTTTGAATCTCTGCATGTTTTATCCTTGAACTGAGAACGGTTTAAGGAAACAAACAGTAGTCGGTCGGATGCCGGTGGGGACGGAACGGGTCAATGCGTATCGGACTTTTCGCAGTCGGCCGCCTGAAGGCGGGTCCGGAGAAGGATCTCGCGGCCCGTTATCTCGATCGCTTCTCCAAGGCCGGGCCGGCCGTGGGCCTGGAACTGGCGCGTGTTGTCGAGGTCAATGAGAGCCGCGCGGCGAACGCTGAAACGCGCAAGCGCGACGAAGCGGCCCAGCTCGAAAAGGCGCTTGCCGAGGGCAGCCTGCTCCTGTTGCTCGACGAGCGCGGCAAGGCGCTCGATTCCGAGAGTTTCGCCACGCTGCTCGGCGCGTTCCGGGATGGCGGCAAGCGCGACCTGATGATCGCCATCGGCGGTGCCGACGGGCTCGACCCGGCGCTCCACGCCCGCGCCGATGCCGTTCTCTGCCTTGGCAAGATGACCTGGCCGCACCAGCTCGTCCGCATCCTCATCGCCGAACAGCTTTATCGCGCCGTGACCATCCTTGCCGGCCACCCGTACCACCGCGCGTGAAAAGAGTCGAAGAGCATTCTGCAGAAGACCCCCTCCCCAACCCTCTCCACAAGGGGGATGGGCTTACTTTGCCGCGATCCCGCCTCCTATTTCGAATGTTTCCGGGATAAGCGGTGGATGGAAAATGGTAGGCGGTCGCAGCGAACGAGATAGCCCCTCCCCCTTATGGGGAAGGGTCTGGTCGATGCGCTTCACCGCAATAACAAGAATATGTATTGGTGGCCTCCGACAAATCGGATTAGGGTTCCCTGATTTAACTGCTAGCCCACGAGACAGGATGACGAGCGCCAGGAACAGAGCCGACGTCGCCCGGTTGAGATCTGCCGCGAGGCAGATCGGCCGGCACGCGGCGATCGCCGCCGTTCTTCTGTCCATGTACGGGCCGGCGCTTGCGCAGGAGGCCGCGAGAGACGTGGCTCCAGGCCCGACCGCCGCGCAACAGGGGCCGCCCGATCCCGCGGCCGACCTGACCTTAAGACGCGACAGCACGCGCAGCGAGCTCGACGCGCTGTCGAAGACGATCGGTCTTTCGCGCGACCGCGCCACGGCTCTCGAGCAGACGATTGCCGAGATCGACAAGAGCAATACGGCACTGCGTTCCGCGATCGTCGACTCGGCTGCGAAGCGCCAGGAACTCGAACGGCAGATTGCCGAGGGGGAGATACAGCTCAACGAACTGCGTGCCAAGGAGGACGTGGTCAAGCGTTCGCTGAGAGCCCGGCGCGGCGTGCTCGCCGAAGTGCTCGCTGCGCTGCAGCGCATGGGCCGCAACCCGCCGCCGGCGATCCTGGTGACGCCGGAAGATGCGCTTGGTTCCGTTCGCAGCGCAATCCTGCTCGGCGCCGTCGTTCCGGAAATCCGCGAGCAGACCGACAGCCTCGTCGCCGACCTCGAGGCGCTTGCCGACATCCGCGCCGGCATTGCCAGACAGAGGGACGATCTGACGGCGGCGATGACGGCCGTTCTCGAGGAAGAACGGCGCATGTCGATGCTCGTCGCCGAGAAGGAAAAGCTGCGACAGCGGAACGCGGCGGAACTGGCCTCCGAACAGCGCAAGGCTGACGAACTCGCCTCGCAGGCGACCAATCTCGAGGGGCTGATCTCCTCGCTCGAAAACGAGATCTCCTCGGTGCGCGAGGCCGCTGAGGCCGCCCGCGCGCAGGAGGAAGAACGGCTGCGGATGAACGAGGCCGAGCGTCAGGCGGCACGGGAGTTGGCCAAGAGCGCGGTGCCCGACAAAAACCGCATTGCGCCCGCATACGTGT contains the following coding sequences:
- the obgE gene encoding GTPase ObgE, producing MKFLDETKVYIRSGDGGAGAVSFHREKFIEFGGPDGGDGGRGGDVWVEAVNGLNTLIDFRYQQHFKGKTGIHGMGRNRTGAKGADVTLKVPVGTQIFEEDNETLIVDMVAEGQRYRLAAGGNGGFGNAHFKTSTNQAPNWANPGLEGEEKTIWLRLKLIADAGLVGLPNAGKSTFLAACTRARPKIANYPFTTLHPNLGVATIDGREFILADIPGLIEGAHEGIGIGDRFLGHVERTRVLLHLVSAQEEDVAKAYTTVRHELDAYGGGLEDKPQIVALSQIDVLDDEELKAKAKALAKACGAPPLLISAVTNRGMTEALRALRDVISAAKAGEEQV
- the proB gene encoding glutamate 5-kinase, with the protein product MAATRKPLAKYRRIVIKIGSALLVDRKTGLRKSWLDAMCADIAALKAKGVEVLVVSSGAIALGRTVLNLPAGALKLEESQATAAVGQIALARAWSESLSTDQIIAGQILLTLGDTEERRRYLNARATINQLLRLGSVPIINENDTVATTEIRYGDNDRLAARVATMVGADLLVLLSDIDGLYTAPPHVDPEARFLETIAEITPEIEAMAGGAASELSRGGMRTKIDAGKIATTAGCAMIIASGKPEHPLKAIEAGARSSWFAPSGSPVTARKTWIAGQLLPAGSIAIDAGAETALRSGKSLLPAGVRQVTGSFSRGDTIAILGSSGREIARGLAGYDADEARQIAGKKSAEIGAILGYAGRTAMVHRDDMVMTAPSGPRPEEELDDRKGKLHA
- a CDS encoding glutamate-5-semialdehyde dehydrogenase, with amino-acid sequence MLDAAENGKDVNAMMLEIGRRAKAAARPLAIASAEHKHAALVAMADAIVAKSDEILAANVIDLENARESGVATAFIDRLTLTEARIRDMADGIRAIAALKDPIGDVIAEWDRPNGLHIERVRTPLGVIGVIYESRPNVTADAGALCLKAGNAVILRGGSDSFHSSRAIHACLVEGLKSAGLPEDAIQMVPVADRAAVGAMLSGLEGAIDVIVPRGGKSLVARVQNEARVPVFAHLEGLCHIYVDASADLDMARKIVVNAKMRRTGICGAAETLLIDRNAADRLATPLLQGLLDAGCEVRVSEELQDLLPGLKAASDEDWATEYLDAIISAKLVDGISGAIEHVNSWSSAHTEAVIAEDPAVVERFFTEIDSAILLHNASTQFADGGEFGMGGEIGIATGKMHARGPVGVEQLTSFKYRVRGTGQVRP
- a CDS encoding nicotinate-nucleotide adenylyltransferase; this translates as MTVGLFGGSFNPPHDGHVLVAETALRKLGFDQLWWMVTPGNPLKDRNNLAPLAERIAMSERIARNPRIKVTAFEQALGQSYTARTLEFVRARNRGVRFVWVMGADNLRNFHRWQNWRRIVGTFPIAVIDRPGATLAYLSSRMATTFSHARIDEDDATTLAFQRAPAWTFIHGPRSSLSSTALRSAKSG
- the rsfS gene encoding ribosome silencing factor; its protein translation is MHVLFIRKGKTLTTAHAKGYAVSAYPRSTGSSDEAAVRALKLVLESLEDSKAEDIITINIAGKSALGDFMVVVSGRSNRHVMAIADHLVRDLKDEGLGNPRVEGLEGGDWVLIDTGDVIIHIFRPEIREFYNIEKMWAAPEMEDSTLH
- the rlmH gene encoding 23S rRNA (pseudouridine(1915)-N(3))-methyltransferase RlmH, with protein sequence MRIGLFAVGRLKAGPEKDLAARYLDRFSKAGPAVGLELARVVEVNESRAANAETRKRDEAAQLEKALAEGSLLLLLDERGKALDSESFATLLGAFRDGGKRDLMIAIGGADGLDPALHARADAVLCLGKMTWPHQLVRILIAEQLYRAVTILAGHPYHRA
- a CDS encoding murein hydrolase activator EnvC family protein gives rise to the protein MTSARNRADVARLRSAARQIGRHAAIAAVLLSMYGPALAQEAARDVAPGPTAAQQGPPDPAADLTLRRDSTRSELDALSKTIGLSRDRATALEQTIAEIDKSNTALRSAIVDSAAKRQELERQIAEGEIQLNELRAKEDVVKRSLRARRGVLAEVLAALQRMGRNPPPAILVTPEDALGSVRSAILLGAVVPEIREQTDSLVADLEALADIRAGIARQRDDLTAAMTAVLEEERRMSMLVAEKEKLRQRNAAELASEQRKADELASQATNLEGLISSLENEISSVREAAEAARAQEEERLRMNEAERQAARELAKSAVPDKNRIAPAYVFSELHQRLSYPVAGSILRQFGDADGTGHSLQGIMLETNAGALVTTPADGWVVYAGSFRSYGQMIILNPGDGYHIVLAGMENVSVRPGQFVVAGEPLATMGAKRVASAAALTLETDRPTIYIEFRKDGKPVDSRPWWTAAEVGKARNDT